A genomic stretch from Oryzias latipes chromosome 24, ASM223467v1 includes:
- the LOC101163217 gene encoding cytosolic 5'-nucleotidase 1A, whose product MSEIKPEGRAAAADSSEEQDWAAAKAFFDSLKTKVPRPPKPQFAVTIAVSSRTLFNMVAERKIYEEEGVEKYVAFQVEHEDEPLSPGPAFPFVKALMNVNSRLRQLYPDSEELFDIVLMTNNHAQVGVRLINSINHYGLTIERFCMTGGQSPIGYLKAYMTNLYLSKDSEKVTDAIEEEIAAATMFMRQSETELSDTQLRVAFDGDAVLFSDESEIIVKQHGLDTFFEHEKKFENKPLAQGPLKCFLEALGKLQRKFYAKNERMNCPIRTFLVTARSAASSGARVLKTLRSWGLEIDEALFLAGAPKGPLLQKIKPHIFFDDQMFHIEGAKELGTISAHVPYGIGQKYNRGKLIEEPAEKK is encoded by the exons ATGAGCGAAATCAAACCCGAAGGACGCGCCGCGGCTGCAGACAGCAGCGAGGAGCAGGACTGGGCTGCGGCCAAAGCTTTCTTCGACAGCCTGAAGACGAAAGTTCCCAGACCT CCCAAGCCCCAGTTCGCCGTCACCATCGCGGTGTCCTCTCGCACCCTTTTCAACATGGTGGCAGAGAGGAAGATCTATGAGGAAGAAGGAGTGGAGAAGTATGTGGCCTTTCAGGTGGAGCACGAAGACGAGCCTCTGAGTCCAGGACCTGCTTTTCCCTTCGTGAAG GCGCTGATGAATGTCAACAGCCGGCTGAGGCAGCTCTACCCAGACAGCGAGGAGCTGTTTGACATTGTTTTAATGACTAACAACCATGCCCAAGTGGGAGTGCGTCTCATAAACAGTATTAATCATTACG GTTTGACCATTGAGAGATTCTGCATGACAGGAGGTCAGAGTCCCATTGGGTATCTGAAGGCCTACATGACCAACCTTTATCTCTCCAAAGATTCAGAGAAGGTCACAGATGCCATTGAAGAAG AAATTGCAGCGGCGACGATGTTCATGAGGCAATCGGAGACCGAGCTGAGCGACACGCAGCTGAGAGTGGCGTTTGATGGCGACGCCGTGCTTTTCTCTGATGAGTCAGAGATTATCGTGAAGCAACATGGCCTCGACACGTTCTTTGAGCACGAGAAGAAGTTTGAGAACAAGCCTCTGGCTCAG GGTCCATTGAAGTGTTTCCTGGAGGCCCTCGGAAAACTCCAGAGAAAGTTTTACGCCAAAAACGAGCGTATGAACTGTCCCATCCGGACCTTCCTGGTGACGGCTCGCAGCGCTGCCAGCTCTGGGGCTCGCGTCCTGAAGACCCTCCGCAGCTGGGGCCTGGAGATCGACGAAGCCCTCTTTCTGGCGGGGGCTCCTAAAGGGCCCCTGCTGCAGAAGATCAAGCCTCACATCTTCTTCGATGACCAGATGTTCCACATTGAGGGCGCCAAAGAACTGGGAACCATTTCTGCGCACGTTCCCTACGGAATCGGGCAGAAATACAACAGGGGGAAACTCATCGAGGAGCCGGCAGAGAAGAAGTGA
- the LOC101173829 gene encoding synaptotagmin-14 isoform X2, translating to MAIDAGGRNCGVNELFCARRVSPELLGVLSSIAVFMALMALFFLYLSNKLSVESSDNLSHLSGCRSNQREEVASGSEEEKDPEAATPENLAFAWSGRSKQSSEQDGFSSEASSEQVVSIQRMRKDSELQPPPYQDESSGARRSSRSRSERGLRSCDSLPCSSEASMDQDAESFLNKGCEEDIPSDSTAVLGPEDGSGPRLPKLYEPEPLAKYGTLDVAFEYDSSEQWLAVTVTAATDIPALKQTGNISWQVHLVLLPTKKQRAKTGVQKGPCPVFTETFKFSRVEQEALGDCAVRFRLYSIRRMKKEKVLGEKVFYLTKLNLQGKIALPVTLEPGSELPGCGSLVSVSRSAGALSYRSTEDSLPEILLGLIYNSATGRLSAEVIQGNHFKTAASDKPISDLFCCVKHFVGGQLYIMRDTYVKLTMLDSKGKEMSKCKTATCRGHPNPTYKETFVFQVALFQLSEVSLVVSVFCRRSSMRPRERLGWVSLGLNSTSEEQLVHWTEMREAEGQQICHWHTLTDT from the exons ATGGCGATTGACG ctgGGGGGAGGAACTGTGGTGTTAACGAGCTTTTCTGTGCCAGACGAG TTTCTCCTGAGCTTCTGGGTGTTCTGTCCTCAATCGCAGTGTTCATGGCGCTGATggctctgttttttctttacctcAGCAACAAACTGTCTGTGGAGAGTTCTGACAACCTTTCCCATCTAAGTGGCTGCAGGAGCAACCAGCGAG AGGAAGTTGCATCAGGCAGCGAAGAAGAAAAAGACCCCGAGGCGGCGACTCCGGAGAACCTGGCGTTTGCGTGGAGCGGCAGAAGCAAACAGTCCAGTGAGCAGGACGGCTTCAGCAGTGAGGCCTCCAGCGAACAGG TCGTCAGCATCCAGAGGATGAGGAAAGACAGCGAGCTTCAGCCTCCTCCATATCAGGACGAGAGCTCTGGGGCACGCAGGTCCTCCCGCTCGCGCTCAGAACGGGggctgaggtcatgtgacagcCTCCCCTGCTCCAGCGAGGCCAGCATGGACCAGGATGCTGAGAGCTTCCTCAACAAAGGCTGCGAAGAAGACATTCCCAGTGACAGCACTGCAGTTCTGGGTCCAGAG GATGGTTCTGGTCCCAGACTCCCCAAGCTCTACGAACCCGAGCCCCTAGCTAAATATGGAACACTGGATGTTGCTTTTGAATACGACTCCAGTGAACAGTGGCTTGCCGTCACCGTCACTGCAGCGACAGACATCCCCGCCCTGAAACAGACAGGCAACATTTCATGGCAGGTCCACCTGGTTCTCCTGCCCACAAAGAAGCAAAGGGCCAAGACAGGCGTGCAAAAGGGCCCCTGTCCTGTTTTCACGGAAACATTCAAGTTTTCCAGGGTGGAACAAGAGGCCCTGGGGGACTGTGCTGTTCGCTTCCGCCTGTACAGCATCAGACGCATGAAAAAGGAGAAGGTCTTGGGGGAGAAGGTGTTCTACCTGACTAAGCTGAACCTGCAGGGAAAGATCGCTCTGCCTGTCACACTGGAGCCCGGCTCTGAACTCCCT GGTTGCGGATCTCTTGTGAGCGTGTCCCGCAGTGCAGGCGCTCTGTCCTACCGCTCCACTGAAGACTCCTTACCAGAGATCCTCCTGGGGCTCATCTACAACTCCGCAACAGGAAGACTGTCAGCAGAGGTGATCCAGGGAAACCACTTCAAAACTGCAGCATCTGATAAACCCATCA GTGATCTGTTCTGTTGTGTGAAACATTTCGTGGGGGGACAGCTGTATATCATGAGAG ACACCTATGTGAAGCTGACCATGCTGGACTCCAAGGGCAAAGAGATGTCTAAGTGTAAGACGGCCACATGCCGCGGTCATCCCAACCCCACCTACAAGGAGACGTTTGTCTTCCAAGTGGCGCTCTTCCAGCTGTCAGAGGTGTCCCTGGTGGTGTCTGTGTTCTGCCGGCGGAGCAGCATGAGGCCCAGGGAGAGGCTTGGCTGGGTCTCCCTGGGCCTCAACAGCACCAGCGAAGAGCAGCTGGTCCACTGGACGGAGATGAGGGAGGCGGAGGGGCAGCAGATCTGCCACTGGCACACACTCACCGACACATAG
- the LOC101173829 gene encoding synaptotagmin-14 isoform X3, translated as MAIDAGGRNCGVNELFCARRVSPELLGVLSSIAVFMALMALFFLYLSNKLSVESSDNLSHLSGCRSNQRVVSIQRMRKDSELQPPPYQDESSGARRSSRSRSERGLRSCDSLPCSSEASMDQDAESFLNKGCEEDIPSDSTAVLGPEDGSGPRLPKLYEPEPLAKYGTLDVAFEYDSSEQWLAVTVTAATDIPALKQTGNISWQVHLVLLPTKKQRAKTGVQKGPCPVFTETFKFSRVEQEALGDCAVRFRLYSIRRMKKEKVLGEKVFYLTKLNLQGKIALPVTLEPGSELPGCGSLVSVSRSAGALSYRSTEDSLPEILLGLIYNSATGRLSAEVIQGNHFKTAASDKPISDLFCCVKHFVGGQLYIMRDTYVKLTMLDSKGKEMSKCKTATCRGHPNPTYKETFVFQVALFQLSEVSLVVSVFCRRSSMRPRERLGWVSLGLNSTSEEQLVHWTEMREAEGQQICHWHTLTDT; from the exons ATGGCGATTGACG ctgGGGGGAGGAACTGTGGTGTTAACGAGCTTTTCTGTGCCAGACGAG TTTCTCCTGAGCTTCTGGGTGTTCTGTCCTCAATCGCAGTGTTCATGGCGCTGATggctctgttttttctttacctcAGCAACAAACTGTCTGTGGAGAGTTCTGACAACCTTTCCCATCTAAGTGGCTGCAGGAGCAACCAGCGAG TCGTCAGCATCCAGAGGATGAGGAAAGACAGCGAGCTTCAGCCTCCTCCATATCAGGACGAGAGCTCTGGGGCACGCAGGTCCTCCCGCTCGCGCTCAGAACGGGggctgaggtcatgtgacagcCTCCCCTGCTCCAGCGAGGCCAGCATGGACCAGGATGCTGAGAGCTTCCTCAACAAAGGCTGCGAAGAAGACATTCCCAGTGACAGCACTGCAGTTCTGGGTCCAGAG GATGGTTCTGGTCCCAGACTCCCCAAGCTCTACGAACCCGAGCCCCTAGCTAAATATGGAACACTGGATGTTGCTTTTGAATACGACTCCAGTGAACAGTGGCTTGCCGTCACCGTCACTGCAGCGACAGACATCCCCGCCCTGAAACAGACAGGCAACATTTCATGGCAGGTCCACCTGGTTCTCCTGCCCACAAAGAAGCAAAGGGCCAAGACAGGCGTGCAAAAGGGCCCCTGTCCTGTTTTCACGGAAACATTCAAGTTTTCCAGGGTGGAACAAGAGGCCCTGGGGGACTGTGCTGTTCGCTTCCGCCTGTACAGCATCAGACGCATGAAAAAGGAGAAGGTCTTGGGGGAGAAGGTGTTCTACCTGACTAAGCTGAACCTGCAGGGAAAGATCGCTCTGCCTGTCACACTGGAGCCCGGCTCTGAACTCCCT GGTTGCGGATCTCTTGTGAGCGTGTCCCGCAGTGCAGGCGCTCTGTCCTACCGCTCCACTGAAGACTCCTTACCAGAGATCCTCCTGGGGCTCATCTACAACTCCGCAACAGGAAGACTGTCAGCAGAGGTGATCCAGGGAAACCACTTCAAAACTGCAGCATCTGATAAACCCATCA GTGATCTGTTCTGTTGTGTGAAACATTTCGTGGGGGGACAGCTGTATATCATGAGAG ACACCTATGTGAAGCTGACCATGCTGGACTCCAAGGGCAAAGAGATGTCTAAGTGTAAGACGGCCACATGCCGCGGTCATCCCAACCCCACCTACAAGGAGACGTTTGTCTTCCAAGTGGCGCTCTTCCAGCTGTCAGAGGTGTCCCTGGTGGTGTCTGTGTTCTGCCGGCGGAGCAGCATGAGGCCCAGGGAGAGGCTTGGCTGGGTCTCCCTGGGCCTCAACAGCACCAGCGAAGAGCAGCTGGTCCACTGGACGGAGATGAGGGAGGCGGAGGGGCAGCAGATCTGCCACTGGCACACACTCACCGACACATAG
- the LOC101173829 gene encoding synaptotagmin-14 isoform X1 — MAFFKSFQQTLPSVNISSILDSVTSRVDDLANAVSDATYAVSDQLTEQVTTIMNKVQEEEVVEHGNTPEKDQATQEGKTFWQMSRDSDSGNAGSKGNQSNDGAEGENTQSQMEWEWRDGCWRVKKTEAELEEEERRKREEKELQERKEQRRKERRQKQLEKEGLSQRKEDEGGQEREATEVSDTLENSTNEECGDQLTAQQRSDDSNETDRSLDSKTETSVLKNEEEGSEEEADNEEEVDPSASSSKVKKKKPDKKLKSSSDTSKKSEERKKSKKKQKGDPEEVASGSEEEKDPEAATPENLAFAWSGRSKQSSEQDGFSSEASSEQVVSIQRMRKDSELQPPPYQDESSGARRSSRSRSERGLRSCDSLPCSSEASMDQDAESFLNKGCEEDIPSDSTAVLGPEDGSGPRLPKLYEPEPLAKYGTLDVAFEYDSSEQWLAVTVTAATDIPALKQTGNISWQVHLVLLPTKKQRAKTGVQKGPCPVFTETFKFSRVEQEALGDCAVRFRLYSIRRMKKEKVLGEKVFYLTKLNLQGKIALPVTLEPGSELPGCGSLVSVSRSAGALSYRSTEDSLPEILLGLIYNSATGRLSAEVIQGNHFKTAASDKPISDLFCCVKHFVGGQLYIMRDTYVKLTMLDSKGKEMSKCKTATCRGHPNPTYKETFVFQVALFQLSEVSLVVSVFCRRSSMRPRERLGWVSLGLNSTSEEQLVHWTEMREAEGQQICHWHTLTDT, encoded by the exons ATGGCCTTCTTCAAGAGCTTCCAGCAAACCCTCCCATCTGTCAACATTTCTTCCATTCTGGATTCAGTCACCAGCCGCGTAGACGACCTGGCCAACGCTGTCAGCGATGCCACTTATGCAGTGAGCGACCAGCTGACTGAGCAGGTCACCACTATCATGAACAAGGTGCAGGAAGAGGAGGTGGTTGAACATGGCAACACCCCGGAGAAGGATCAGGCCACACAGGAAGGAAAAACCTTCTGGCAAATGTCTAGAGACTCCGATTCTGGCAACGCAGGCTCGAAAGGCAATCAAAGCAACGATGGTGCAGAGGGTGAGAACACTCAGAGCCAGATGGAGTGGGAGTGGAGGGACGGGTGCTGGCgagtgaaaaaaacagaagcggagttggaagaagaagagaggaggaagagggaggaGAAAGAGCTACAGGAGAGGAAAGagcagaggagaaaagagaggaGACAGAAGCAGCTGGAGAAGGAAGGCTTAAGTCAAAGGAAAGAGGATGAAGGGGGACAGGAACGGGAGGCCACTGAGGTCTCAGACACACTAGAAAACAGTACAAATGAGGAGTGTGGTGACCAACTTACTGCTCAGCAAAGGAGCGACGACTCTAATGAAACTGATCGATCGTTAGACTCTAAAACTGAGACCAGTGTCTTAAAAAATGAAGAGGAGGGCTCTGAGGAAGAGGCAGACAACGAGGAGGAGGTGGATCCGTCTGCATCCTCTTCcaaagtgaaaaagaagaaaccagacAAGAAACTAAAGAGTTCAAGTGACACGTCAAAGAAATCTGAAGAGCGCAAGAAGagcaaaaagaaacagaaaggagACCCAG AGGAAGTTGCATCAGGCAGCGAAGAAGAAAAAGACCCCGAGGCGGCGACTCCGGAGAACCTGGCGTTTGCGTGGAGCGGCAGAAGCAAACAGTCCAGTGAGCAGGACGGCTTCAGCAGTGAGGCCTCCAGCGAACAGG TCGTCAGCATCCAGAGGATGAGGAAAGACAGCGAGCTTCAGCCTCCTCCATATCAGGACGAGAGCTCTGGGGCACGCAGGTCCTCCCGCTCGCGCTCAGAACGGGggctgaggtcatgtgacagcCTCCCCTGCTCCAGCGAGGCCAGCATGGACCAGGATGCTGAGAGCTTCCTCAACAAAGGCTGCGAAGAAGACATTCCCAGTGACAGCACTGCAGTTCTGGGTCCAGAG GATGGTTCTGGTCCCAGACTCCCCAAGCTCTACGAACCCGAGCCCCTAGCTAAATATGGAACACTGGATGTTGCTTTTGAATACGACTCCAGTGAACAGTGGCTTGCCGTCACCGTCACTGCAGCGACAGACATCCCCGCCCTGAAACAGACAGGCAACATTTCATGGCAGGTCCACCTGGTTCTCCTGCCCACAAAGAAGCAAAGGGCCAAGACAGGCGTGCAAAAGGGCCCCTGTCCTGTTTTCACGGAAACATTCAAGTTTTCCAGGGTGGAACAAGAGGCCCTGGGGGACTGTGCTGTTCGCTTCCGCCTGTACAGCATCAGACGCATGAAAAAGGAGAAGGTCTTGGGGGAGAAGGTGTTCTACCTGACTAAGCTGAACCTGCAGGGAAAGATCGCTCTGCCTGTCACACTGGAGCCCGGCTCTGAACTCCCT GGTTGCGGATCTCTTGTGAGCGTGTCCCGCAGTGCAGGCGCTCTGTCCTACCGCTCCACTGAAGACTCCTTACCAGAGATCCTCCTGGGGCTCATCTACAACTCCGCAACAGGAAGACTGTCAGCAGAGGTGATCCAGGGAAACCACTTCAAAACTGCAGCATCTGATAAACCCATCA GTGATCTGTTCTGTTGTGTGAAACATTTCGTGGGGGGACAGCTGTATATCATGAGAG ACACCTATGTGAAGCTGACCATGCTGGACTCCAAGGGCAAAGAGATGTCTAAGTGTAAGACGGCCACATGCCGCGGTCATCCCAACCCCACCTACAAGGAGACGTTTGTCTTCCAAGTGGCGCTCTTCCAGCTGTCAGAGGTGTCCCTGGTGGTGTCTGTGTTCTGCCGGCGGAGCAGCATGAGGCCCAGGGAGAGGCTTGGCTGGGTCTCCCTGGGCCTCAACAGCACCAGCGAAGAGCAGCTGGTCCACTGGACGGAGATGAGGGAGGCGGAGGGGCAGCAGATCTGCCACTGGCACACACTCACCGACACATAG
- the extl3 gene encoding exostosin-like 3, with protein sequence MQRNINGVGVGGQPWVLRRVRLTWLSFMLFFILVFFPLIAHYYLTTIDEAGGPDKRIFGPRPGGELCEAKHVQDLCRIRESVSEELLQLEAKRQELNGEIARLNLRIEACKRSIDSAKQDLLQLKNVISQTEHSYKELMAQNQPKLSLPVRLLPDKDDPGLPPPKSARFCRLRSCFDYSRCPLTSGFPVYVYETTSYPWGSYIDPLVKQAFASSVKSNIYITDNPSIACLYVVLVGEILDSFSPPPSPSELEKQLKALPYWRSDGHNHVLVHLFRKSMTQNFLYNVSTGRAAVAQSTFLEQQFREGFDLVVSPLVHALSEPNFLEVPPQVPVKRKYLFTFQGEKLESLRSSLQEVPPQSFEEEIEGDPPADYDDRIIGTLKAVQDSHLDQVLVEFTCKNPRASLPTEWALCGEREDRLEVLKVSTFALVIAPGDGQLVASAGCNMRLFEALEVGAIPVILGDHSKLPYHQFLHWSEAAIIVPKPRVTELHFLLRSLSDNDMLAMRRQGRFLWETYFSTSENVLNTILASIRTTIQVPAAPIRDEPAHEIPHKAGKLAGTDANLADNGDLDLGPVETEPPYASPRFLRNFTYTAADTYRAWNRAPGPFQLFPHTPLDPVLPSEAKFLGSGNGFRPIGGGTGGSGKEFQAALGGNVPREQFTVVMLTYEREEVLMNSLERLNGLPYLNKVVVVWNSPKPPSEDLLWPDIGLPIVVVRTEKNSLNNRFLPWDAVETEAILSIDDDAHLRHDEIMFGFRVWREARDRIVGFPGRYHAWDVNHQSWLYNSNYSCELSMVLTGAAFFHKYYAYLYSYVMPQAIRDMVDEYINCEDIAMNFLVSHITRKPPIKVTSRWTFRCPGCPQALSHDDSHFHERHKCINFFVKVYGYMPLLYTQFRVDSVLFKTRLPHDKTKCFKFI encoded by the exons ATGCAGCGTAACATTAATGGGGTGGGTGTTGGAGGGCAGCCATGGGTGTTGCGGCGCGTGCGTCTCACGTGGCTCAGTTTCATGCTCTTCTTCATCTTGGTGTTCTTTCCTCTCATTGCTCACTACTACCTCACGACCATAGATGAAGCTGGGGGTCCCGACAAGCGCATCTTTGGGCCGCGACCTGGCGGCGAACTGTGCGAGGCCAAACACGTGCAGGACTTGTGCCGCATTCGTGAGTCGGTCAGCGAGGAGCTGTTGCAGCTCGAGGCAAAGAGGCAAGAGCTCAATGGCGAAATCGCCCGACTGAACCTGCGGATAGAGGCGTGCAAGCGCAGCATTGATAGTGCCAAGCAGGACCTGCTGCAACTGAAGAATGTCATCAGCCAGACAGAACATTCCTATAAAGAACTGATGGCCCAGAACCAACCCAAACTCTCACTACCCGTACGGTTACTGCCAGACAAGGACGACCCAGGACTACCACCACCAAAGTCTGCGCGCTTCTGTCGCCTACGTTCCTGCTTTGACTACTCCCGCTGTCCTCTTACATCTGGCTTTCCAGTGTACGTTTATGAAACGACGTCCTACCCGTGGGGAAGCTATATTGACCCATTGGTGAAACAGGCTTTTGCTTCATCTGTAAAAAGCAACATTTACATAACGGACAACCCTAGCATCGCCTGTCTTTATGTGGTGCTTGTGGGGGAGATACTCGAttctttctctcctcctccGTCTCCTTCGGAGTTGGAAAAGCAACTAAAAGCTCTTCCCTACTGGAGATCTGATGGACACAATCATGTACTTGTGCATCTTTTTAGAAAGTCCATGACCCAGAACTTCCTGTACAATGTGAGCACAGGACGGGCAGCAGTTGCTCAGTCCACCTTCCTGGAGCAGCAGTTTCGTGAGGGCTTTGACTTGGTTGTGTCTCCACTGGTCCATGCCCTTTCCGAACCAAACTTTTTGGAAGTACCACCACAAGTTCCTGTAAAAAGGAAGTACCTGTTCACCTTTCAAGGTGAGAAGCTGGAGTCTCTGAGGAGCAGCTTACAGGAGGTCCCGCCTCAGTCTTTTGAAGAGGAAATAGAGGGGGATCCGCCGGCTGACTACGACGATCGCATAATCGGCACCTTAAAAGCGGTACAAGACAGCCACCTGGACCAGGTGCTGGTTGAGTTCACCTGCAAAAACCCAAGGGCAAGCTTGCCAACAGAGTGGGCTCTATGTGGAGAGCGAGAAGACAGGCTGGAAGTTCTCAAGGTTTCGACATTTGCTCTGGTGATCGCTCCAGGGGACGGACAGTTGGTGGCTTCAGCGGGCTGCAATATGCGGCTGTTTGAGGCCTTAGAAGTAGGAGCCATCCCAGTCATTTTGGGGGACCACAGCAAACTACCGTACCACCAGTTTTTACACTGGAGTGAAGCAGCCATTATTGTGCCCAAGCCTCGTGTCACGGAGCTTCACTTCCTCCTGCGCAGCCTGTCGGATAATGACATGCTGGCTATGAGGCGGCAAGGACGCTTTCTGTGGGAAACCTACTTCTCAACTTCAGAAAATGTTCTAAACACCATTTTAGCCAGTATCAGAACCACCATCCAAGTTCCTGCAGCACCCATAAGGGATGAACCTGCACACGAGATTCCTCACAAGGCAGGAAAGCTGGCAGGAACTGATGCCAACTTGGCTGATAACGGAGATCTGGACCTGGGTCCCGTAGAGACGGAACCTCCCTATGCTTCTCCTCGCTTTCTCCGCAACTTCACATATACAGCTGCAGACACGTACAGAGCATGGAACCGGGCCCCGGGGCCTTTCCAGCTGTTCCCTCATACTCCTCTGGACCCGGTGCTTCCCTCTGAAGCCAAGTTCCTGGGATCTGGGAATGGTTTCAGACCTATCGGTGGGGGCACAGGAGGCTCTGGTAAGGAGTTTCAGGCTGCTCTTGGTGGGAATGTGCCACGAGAGCAATTCACCGTGGTCATGCTGACGTATGAAAGGGAAGAGGTGCTGATGAACTCTCTGGAGAGGTTGAATGGACTCCCATACCTTAACAAAGTGGTAGTGGTGTGGAATTCACCCAAGCCTCCTTCTGAAGACCTGCTATGGCCAGATATCGGCCTTCCTATTGTG GTCGTTCGCACAGAAAAGAACAGCCTAAATAACCGCTTCCTTCCTTGGGACGCCGTGGAAACCGAGGCCATCTTGTCCATCGATGATGATGCCCACCTTCGCCACGATGAGATCATGTTTGGATTTCG AGTGTGGCGTGAAGCCAGGGATCGCATCGTGGGTTTTCCTGGCAGGTACCACGCATGGGACGTCAACCATCAGTCCTGGCTTTACAACTCCAACTACTCCTGTGAACTCTCCATGGTGCTGACAGGAGCTGCCTTCTTCCATAAG TACTACGCCTACCTGTACTCGTACGTGATGCCGCAGGCCATCCGAGACATGGTGGACGAGTACATAAACTGTGAGGACATCGCCATGAACTTCCTGGTTTCTCACATTACccgcaaaccacccatcaag GTGACCTCTCGTTGGACCTTCCGCTGCCCCGGCTGCCCTCAGGCCCTTTCACACGATGACTCACATTTCCACGAGCGCCACAAGTGCATCAACTTCTTCGTCAAGGTCTACGGCTACATGCCGCTGCTGTACACGCAGTTCCGCGTGGACTCGGTGCTGTTTAAGACTCGGCTACCCCACGACAAGACCAAGTGTTTCAAGTTCATCTAG